CTGTCACCGTCCGGCTGATCCGCATGGCGGCCTGCACGGCTTCGGATCCGGTGCTGACCCAAGACACACGGTCCATTCCTGTCAGTTCACAGAGCAGTCTTGCGGCCTCGCCCGCCTTGGGTGTCTGGGGTCCGACCTCAAACCCGTCGTCCAACTGTCCCTTCAGCGCGTCTATGATGAACGGCGCGCGGTGACCGAAGAAGTTTGGGCCGAAGCCGTTGAGCAAGTCCACATACTCATTTCCGTCGACATCCCACAGACGCGCACCCAACGACCGCTCGACAACGATGGGATAGACGATTTCTTTCCAGCGACTGTTGAAGCCCGACGCTGTGCGCGGATCGGCGTGGTACTGACGATCCCGCTGGGTCCGCTCCTTCGATCCTTTGGTCTTCGCGTTGTAGCGTTTTGTCAGGCGATCCACATGAGCGCGCTGCACAGGGCTCAGGTCTTCACCATCGTCATTGAGCGACGGACCGAACCCTTTGGGCAGGACAGGAGCCGGTACCGCCTCTCTTGTCCGATCGGCCGCTGGCGCAACCGACGGCGCGACACGTGGCACCGGCGCTGACGACTTATGTCCTGAGAGAAGGCGGATCTGTTCCTGCATCAGCTCAAGTTGCGACCGGAACAGCGCCGCCATGGCTTCTCTGGATCCTTCTGTGATCGGCGCAGATGGGGCTGGCGGCAGAGGTCGGGGCGGCGTTTCGGCTTGCGATGTCGCGGCCTGAACCACTGGGGCTGGCGCTGGGGCTGGCAGAACGCTGTCGAGATGGTCGGCGAGCGACGCGATGGTTGGCGCCGTGTCAATCAACTGACGAAATGTCACCTTGGTGCCCACGGCTTTCTGATAGGCGGCAGCCAACTGGGTCAGAAACAGGCTGTCGAACCCCAGCGACAGAAACGGGACATTCGGTGCTAACTCGCCAACCGGCACGCCTGACAGGTCCGACGCTGTCGCCGTCAGTTGTGCAATCAGATCATCCTTACGCGTCATGGTTGGTCTCCGTGAATCATGGTCACGATTTCAGGGCCGCGAGCTGCGCGGCGATTATTCGCAATTGAGTCTCGACAAGCTGTTCGATTGAGCCGTCGGGTGCGGCATTTGCCGGAGCGGGCATTGTCGGCGGTACAGCTTCTTGTACGGGCTGACGCGCGGGCGGATCCACCCAGTGGCGTTGCCGCTCAAACGGATAGGTCGGCAGCGGTATCCGCTGGCAGGGCGCCGTGCGCAGGTCGGACCAGTGAAGAGCCACACCCTGCCCCCACAAAGCCCCCAACGCCGCCAGCAGATGCGCTTCGTCATCGCCCGGCTCCTGCACAGGTCCGAGAACCGATACGGGCGAGAAACCGGGGCGCCGGACCGACTGACGCGCCAGGGTTGACAGCGTCTGCCCCGGACCGACCTCAACCACGATTGTGCTGGCTTCCGCCGTCGCCAGCCTGATGGCGTCGACATACCGAACCGGTGATGTGATTTGCTGTCCCCAATAGGCCGGGTCCATCATATCCTTATCGGAAAGCTGCATGCCCGTCACGGTGGAGAAAACGGGAAGTTGGGCAGGCCGCAGGTCAAGCGCGGCCACAGCCTCTTCAAAGCTCTCGCGCGCCGGCGCCATCATCGCCGAGTGAAATGCATGTGACGTCTTCAAAACCGAGAAAGCCACCTCGTCCGAGGTCAGGCGTTCGGTGAGAGCGTCCATCGCATCGGTGGGACCGCTCAGCACACAGAGGGATGGACTGTTTATCGCCGCCAGGTCAATTTCGCCGGAAATATAAGATGTTGCTTCATCCGCCGAGAGGCGGACAGCCAGCATTTTCCCTGCTGGCATCTGTTGCATCAGGCGTCCGCGGAGAGCAACGAGCCTTGCCGCAACGTCCAGATCCATGACATTTGCCAGCACGGCGGCCGCAAATTCGCCGATACTGTGGCCGATGACAGCGTCCGGCACGATACCGCGGGCACGCATGCTGTGGGCAAGCGCGATCTCCATGGCGAAGATGGCGGGCTGCGCCAGGCTGGTCTGCGCCAGCTGAGCCGCCGCCGCCTCACCAGAAAGTGGGCTCGTTTCGTCCCAAAGGAGAAGGCCTTTCAACGCCTTTCCCTGTTGATCCTTGCCGGACAGGCTGCCGATGACATTGTCGATCGTCGCCTTGAACACTGCATCCGCTGCATAGTGCTGCCGAGCCATGCCAGGGTACTGCACCCCCTGCCCCGGAAACTGGAACAACAAGCCGGGAGAACTGGCGACGGGCTTGTGTATCGGCGTCTCCATCCGTAGGCGTTCTATTGCTTCGGCAGGTGATCTGGCGACGATGGCCGTGCGCTGTTCAAATTGCCGGCGGCCAACCTGCAAGGTGTGTGAGACGTCGTCGAGACGAAGCTGCGGATTTGCTTCCAGATACGCAGCCAGACGTAATTTCTGTTGGGCCAGCGCCGTATCCGTCCGCGCGGACAGAACGAGAATCTGCGGCTCCTCGCGCACGGCCCTCTCGGCGGCCGTTGGCGCACTCTCAATCACGACATGGGCGTTGGTGCCGCCAACCCCGAAGGACGAGACGGCGGCGCGACGCGGCTCCTGCGCCGCCGGCCAAGGGTTCAGCGCGGTGTTGACGTAAAAGGGCGTTGCCTCAAAATCGATATTCGGGTTCGGCCCTGCATAATGGATTTGCGGCGGCAGCACGCCTTCATGGACGCTGAGGCTGGTTTTGATCAGGCCGATGGCGCCGGACGCTGCATCAAGATGACCCAGATTGGCCTTCACCGATCCGATGGCGCAATATTGCCGGTCGTCCGTATCCCGCCGATAAGCAGTCGTCAGCCCGGCGATCTCGATGGGGTCGCCCAATGGGGTCGCCGTGCCGTGCGCCTCGACATAGCCAATGGATCGGGCATCGATCTCGCCCAGCCCCATGGCCAGCGAAATGACCTCTGCCTGCCCCTCGACGCTGGGTGCAGTATAACTGACCTTCGTGCCGCCATCATTATTGGTGCCATAGCCGCGAATGACAGCGTAGATGGTGTTGCCGTCGGCGATCGCGTCTTCAACCCGCTTGAGCAGAAGAACCGCCGCACCATTGCTGAAGACCGTCCCTGCGGCATCGCTTGAAAATGTGCGGCACGTCCCATCGGGGGAGAGCATGCCGCCCTCCTTGTAGAAATAGCCTCGCTTCTGGGGCAGTACGATCGTTACGCCCCCCGCGAGCGCCATGTCGCAGCCATAGGTGTCGAGCGCCTGACAGGCGGA
This genomic stretch from Parvularcula sp. LCG005 harbors:
- a CDS encoding type I polyketide synthase, with the protein product MTDTAQSGIAIVGMAGRFPGAQDVATFWENIKAGKDTISHFEPEELEIPQPAGEGDGQFVRAKGVLDDIDKFDARFFGYLPREAEVMDPQHRVFLEICWEAMEHAGHDAARYDGAVGVYAGCYMDTYLINNLCADEKFRRDLIDNIQVGTLQTELGNDKDYLATRVAFKMGLRGPAMTIQTACSTSLVAIASACQALDTYGCDMALAGGVTIVLPQKRGYFYKEGGMLSPDGTCRTFSSDAAGTVFSNGAAVLLLKRVEDAIADGNTIYAVIRGYGTNNDGGTKVSYTAPSVEGQAEVISLAMGLGEIDARSIGYVEAHGTATPLGDPIEIAGLTTAYRRDTDDRQYCAIGSVKANLGHLDAASGAIGLIKTSLSVHEGVLPPQIHYAGPNPNIDFEATPFYVNTALNPWPAAQEPRRAAVSSFGVGGTNAHVVIESAPTAAERAVREEPQILVLSARTDTALAQQKLRLAAYLEANPQLRLDDVSHTLQVGRRQFEQRTAIVARSPAEAIERLRMETPIHKPVASSPGLLFQFPGQGVQYPGMARQHYAADAVFKATIDNVIGSLSGKDQQGKALKGLLLWDETSPLSGEAAAAQLAQTSLAQPAIFAMEIALAHSMRARGIVPDAVIGHSIGEFAAAVLANVMDLDVAARLVALRGRLMQQMPAGKMLAVRLSADEATSYISGEIDLAAINSPSLCVLSGPTDAMDALTERLTSDEVAFSVLKTSHAFHSAMMAPARESFEEAVAALDLRPAQLPVFSTVTGMQLSDKDMMDPAYWGQQITSPVRYVDAIRLATAEASTIVVEVGPGQTLSTLARQSVRRPGFSPVSVLGPVQEPGDDEAHLLAALGALWGQGVALHWSDLRTAPCQRIPLPTYPFERQRHWVDPPARQPVQEAVPPTMPAPANAAPDGSIEQLVETQLRIIAAQLAALKS